The following are from one region of the Hymenobacter radiodurans genome:
- the mtaB gene encoding tRNA (N(6)-L-threonylcarbamoyladenosine(37)-C(2))-methylthiotransferase MtaB, which yields METKKVAFYTLGCKLNFSETSAIGRQFEERGFRKVPFEDAADIYVINTCSVTDHADRKCRKVVKEALKHNPEAFVTIVGCYAQLKPQEIAEIPGVHAVLGAAEKFQLVDILAGFEKAPQTQVYASPISAATEFHAAHSFGDRTRTFLKVQDGCDYSCSFCTIPLARGNSRSGSVQSVVERVQGLATTGVKEIVLTGVNLGDFGLQGANRERLENFYDLVQALDEVEGINRFRISSCEPNLLTDDVIRFVAQSRRFMPHFHIPLQSGSDKILGLMRRRYRRALYADRVRLIKEVMPHACIGVDVIVGFPGETEEDFLETYQFLNDLDISYLHVFPYSERENTLAPTLPGRVQDRVRHERTTQLRSLSEKKKRHFYAHHVGQEAEVLFEDDVTNGIMEGFTPNYIRVAVKYDPLLVGELKRLRLSAVNPQGQMEAEELGFEVLQH from the coding sequence ATGGAAACCAAGAAAGTTGCTTTTTACACGCTGGGCTGCAAGCTCAATTTCTCCGAGACGTCGGCCATTGGGCGGCAGTTTGAGGAGCGCGGCTTCCGCAAAGTCCCCTTCGAGGACGCGGCCGATATCTACGTCATCAATACCTGCTCCGTCACCGACCACGCCGACCGCAAATGCCGGAAGGTGGTTAAAGAGGCTCTGAAGCATAATCCGGAGGCCTTCGTGACCATTGTAGGCTGCTACGCGCAGCTAAAACCCCAGGAAATAGCGGAGATTCCGGGCGTACACGCCGTGTTGGGCGCGGCCGAGAAATTTCAGCTCGTGGATATTCTGGCTGGCTTCGAAAAAGCCCCCCAGACGCAGGTATATGCCAGCCCAATTAGTGCCGCCACGGAATTTCACGCCGCCCATTCCTTCGGCGACCGTACGCGCACTTTCCTTAAGGTGCAGGACGGCTGCGACTACTCCTGCTCGTTTTGCACCATTCCGCTGGCCCGCGGCAACAGTCGCTCGGGCAGTGTGCAAAGCGTGGTAGAGCGCGTGCAGGGCCTGGCCACGACCGGCGTAAAAGAGATTGTGCTCACCGGCGTGAACCTCGGCGACTTTGGCTTGCAGGGGGCAAATCGGGAGCGGCTGGAGAATTTTTATGATCTCGTGCAAGCTTTGGACGAAGTAGAAGGCATCAACCGCTTTCGTATTTCCAGCTGCGAGCCCAACCTGCTCACCGACGACGTAATTCGCTTCGTGGCACAGTCGCGGCGCTTTATGCCCCACTTTCATATTCCGCTGCAAAGCGGTTCGGACAAGATTTTGGGCCTAATGCGCCGCCGTTATCGCCGCGCCCTCTACGCCGACCGCGTGCGCCTGATTAAGGAGGTAATGCCCCACGCCTGCATTGGTGTTGATGTGATTGTGGGCTTTCCGGGCGAAACGGAGGAGGATTTTCTGGAAACCTATCAATTCCTAAACGATCTGGACATCAGCTACCTGCACGTTTTCCCGTATTCAGAACGCGAAAATACCCTGGCGCCCACCCTACCCGGCCGTGTGCAGGACCGCGTGCGGCACGAGCGCACCACCCAACTGCGAAGCCTGTCGGAGAAGAAAAAACGTCATTTCTATGCCCATCACGTAGGTCAGGAGGCAGAAGTTCTTTTCGAGGATGATGTCACCAACGGCATAATGGAGGGCTTCACACCGAATTACATCCGCGTGGCCGTTAAATATGACCCGTTATTGGTCGGCGAGCTGAAGCGCCTGAGACTCAGTGCTGTTAATCCGCAAGGGCAGATGGAAGCCGAAGAACTTGGCTTCGAAGTGTTGCAGCATTAA
- a CDS encoding DUF4266 domain-containing protein encodes MSYPKLTWLALGGFFLLSSSALTGCVSVAAYQKVYLNDEDMQLANKRIQTYETNVESYREGAGGANGGKVGGGCGCN; translated from the coding sequence ATGAGCTATCCTAAACTGACCTGGCTGGCGCTGGGGGGCTTTTTTCTGCTCAGCAGCAGCGCCCTTACCGGCTGCGTATCGGTAGCCGCTTACCAAAAAGTCTACCTCAATGACGAGGATATGCAGCTGGCCAATAAGCGCATTCAAACCTACGAGACCAATGTTGAAAGCTACCGCGAAGGCGCGGGCGGTGCCAACGGCGGCAAAGTAGGGGGCGGCTGCGGCTGCAATTAA
- a CDS encoding thioredoxin family protein, protein MRFVILLLLSMLGFCDARAQAPVITWNTDLAGALQQAKATNKPVLAVFSGSDWCKPCIMLKQEVFDQAEFQRYAQQRFVLARFDFPRSKKNKLPAAQMKSNEEAAAQLNKEGSFPLVVLLSPEGKVLAKTGYRPGGAAAYDAYLTQLLAKK, encoded by the coding sequence ATGCGATTTGTCATTCTGCTCCTGCTTTCCATGCTTGGCTTCTGCGATGCCAGGGCCCAAGCGCCGGTCATTACATGGAATACCGACCTCGCTGGCGCCTTACAGCAAGCAAAAGCCACCAACAAGCCCGTGCTGGCCGTCTTTTCGGGCTCCGATTGGTGTAAGCCGTGCATCATGCTGAAGCAGGAAGTATTCGATCAGGCGGAGTTTCAGCGGTACGCTCAACAGCGCTTCGTGCTGGCCCGCTTTGATTTTCCGCGCAGCAAGAAAAATAAGCTGCCCGCTGCCCAGATGAAATCAAACGAAGAAGCCGCCGCTCAATTGAACAAGGAAGGCTCTTTTCCCCTGGTCGTGCTGCTGTCGCCTGAGGGCAAGGTATTGGCCAAAACTGGGTACCGACCCGGGGGAGCTGCCGCCTACGATGCCTACCTCACACAATTGCTGGCCAAAAAATAA
- a CDS encoding LTA synthase family protein, with the protein MHSTVCFAAGGNLAGPRFPTDRLIRFYTAVMGVVVSVFTVADLELYRAWGFRLDATPLQYIDSPAEMVASAGSAPVLLLGGIFGGLLVLGWVLYKKLVGRLTALPTGFGRGRAALVSLLLLALLVVPMRGGVQQIPINQSDVYFSSQPFANHAAVNVPWNVLNSLLLKNSGPNPYRFMPDSTAQRLVKQLYPAPAIAAAADSGHYNILRTSRPNVLFIILESFTAKFVASTGGERGVTPTLDSLARTGVVFTNLYASGDRSQKGLVALLSGYPNQPTGSIIKVPRKTERLPHLARSFQQAGYRSSYYYGGELAFANMKSYLVAAGYDQFTERTDFAPQEQNSKWGAHDHILFNRILTDLSQKAATTQPFFLTAFTLSSHEPFEIPIPPKFPGTSETALFRNSVYYTDWALGRFLRQASQQPWWNNTLVVMVADHGHPLPGNSANESPAKFHIPLVLAGGALRPEVRGRVVAEFGAQTDVATTLLAQLNLPTKEYVWGRDLLRPGGKSFAFYNFNDGFGMLTPTGAVTYDHVARRVISRDAGVPEAQVQQGQAYQQLSFEDYLQK; encoded by the coding sequence GTGCATAGTACCGTTTGCTTTGCTGCTGGGGGCAATTTGGCCGGTCCGCGCTTCCCTACCGACCGACTGATTCGCTTCTACACCGCAGTGATGGGTGTGGTGGTTAGTGTCTTTACCGTGGCCGACTTAGAGCTGTATCGCGCCTGGGGCTTCCGCCTCGATGCTACTCCGCTACAGTATATTGACTCGCCGGCGGAAATGGTGGCCTCGGCCGGCAGTGCGCCCGTGCTGCTGCTGGGGGGCATTTTTGGGGGTTTGCTGGTGCTGGGCTGGGTTCTGTATAAAAAACTAGTGGGCCGTCTGACCGCGCTGCCAACTGGGTTTGGGCGGGGCCGGGCGGCGCTAGTGAGCCTGCTGCTGCTGGCCTTGCTGGTGGTACCTATGCGGGGCGGGGTGCAGCAAATCCCGATCAACCAGAGCGACGTATATTTTTCCAGTCAGCCCTTCGCCAACCACGCGGCCGTAAATGTGCCCTGGAACGTGCTGAACTCTCTGCTGCTCAAGAACAGTGGCCCGAACCCGTACCGGTTTATGCCCGATTCCACGGCTCAGCGCCTTGTCAAGCAGCTTTATCCGGCGCCAGCTATCGCAGCAGCCGCTGACTCTGGCCACTACAATATCCTGCGGACTTCACGGCCTAATGTGCTGTTTATCATCCTGGAAAGCTTCACGGCCAAGTTTGTAGCCAGCACGGGCGGCGAGCGAGGCGTGACGCCCACTCTGGATAGCCTGGCCCGCACCGGCGTAGTCTTTACCAATTTGTACGCCAGCGGCGACCGAAGCCAGAAAGGTCTTGTGGCGCTGCTCAGCGGCTACCCCAACCAGCCGACGGGCAGCATTATTAAGGTACCGCGCAAAACCGAACGCCTCCCCCATTTGGCGCGCTCCTTCCAGCAGGCTGGCTACCGCAGCTCCTATTATTATGGGGGCGAGCTAGCCTTTGCCAACATGAAAAGCTACCTCGTGGCCGCGGGCTACGACCAGTTCACCGAGCGCACGGATTTTGCCCCCCAAGAGCAAAACTCAAAATGGGGCGCCCACGACCACATCCTTTTCAACCGAATCCTCACTGATTTAAGTCAGAAGGCGGCCACCACCCAGCCTTTCTTTCTCACGGCTTTCACTCTCAGCAGCCACGAGCCCTTTGAGATTCCGATTCCGCCGAAATTTCCTGGCACCAGCGAAACGGCGCTGTTTCGTAACTCCGTGTATTATACCGATTGGGCGCTGGGCCGCTTCCTGCGCCAAGCCAGCCAGCAGCCCTGGTGGAACAATACGTTGGTGGTGATGGTGGCGGACCACGGCCACCCATTGCCCGGCAATTCTGCCAATGAAAGTCCGGCCAAATTCCATATTCCGCTGGTGCTCGCTGGCGGGGCGTTGCGTCCGGAAGTGCGGGGCCGCGTTGTAGCTGAGTTTGGCGCGCAAACCGATGTGGCTACTACCTTACTCGCTCAACTTAACCTGCCAACCAAAGAGTACGTTTGGGGCCGCGATTTACTACGCCCGGGGGGCAAATCCTTTGCGTTTTATAACTTCAACGATGGTTTCGGGATGCTTACCCCCACTGGCGCCGTCACTTACGACCATGTCGCGCGGCGCGTGATTTCGCGTGATGCCGGGGTGCCAGAGGCCCAGGTGCAACAGGGTCAGGCGTATCAGCAACTATCGTTTGAGGATTATCTTCAGAAGTAA
- a CDS encoding DUF3570 domain-containing protein, which produces MLLPMLGWTQVTPTPNRVDGYGAPATTAPSPANPSNHGETELNILSSYYSQDGNRGAVEGGIGTQQLTDVTPTIILNVPLDSVTRVSANLGMDYYSSASTDRIDQVLSSASSQDTRYHLDLGLARQLADKRTIVGVGGGFSKEYDYTSFNVTGSWARASADGNRELSVAGQAFFDRATLILPIELRVNGGGEHGSGFDTRQSYNLNVVYSQVINRRLQVAVSTELVAQRGLLSTPFHRVYFRETGGNFGTARAELLPRQRYKYPVGLRLNYYATDLLQFRGFYRFYNDNFGITAHTLELEAPVKVTPFFVLYPFYRYHTQTAANYFAPYLDHSISDQYFTSDYDLAAFSANKIGLGVRYSPVYGIGRFKTPFKGRVAKFKALEVRYAYYRQSVGLTANLISADLSFTMP; this is translated from the coding sequence TTGTTGCTTCCTATGCTAGGGTGGACGCAGGTGACGCCTACCCCCAACCGCGTAGACGGCTACGGTGCGCCGGCTACCACGGCACCCAGTCCGGCCAACCCCAGCAACCACGGCGAAACCGAGCTTAATATTCTTTCCAGCTACTACTCCCAGGACGGCAACCGCGGGGCCGTGGAAGGTGGCATCGGCACGCAGCAGTTGACCGATGTGACGCCGACAATCATCCTGAATGTGCCTCTGGACTCGGTCACGCGTGTTTCGGCCAACCTGGGAATGGATTATTACTCCTCTGCTTCCACCGATCGGATTGACCAGGTTTTATCGTCGGCCTCCAGCCAAGACACCCGCTACCACCTCGATTTGGGCCTCGCGCGCCAGCTCGCCGATAAGCGTACCATTGTGGGAGTGGGCGGAGGCTTTTCCAAAGAATACGACTATACCTCTTTTAATGTCACGGGCTCCTGGGCACGCGCCTCAGCCGATGGTAACCGGGAGCTGAGCGTGGCTGGCCAGGCCTTTTTCGACCGCGCTACCCTCATTCTGCCCATTGAACTGCGCGTGAATGGCGGGGGTGAGCACGGCTCCGGCTTCGATACGCGCCAGAGCTACAACCTGAATGTGGTGTATTCGCAGGTGATTAATCGGCGCCTACAGGTAGCCGTGAGCACCGAGCTGGTGGCGCAGCGAGGATTGCTGAGCACGCCCTTTCATCGGGTGTATTTTCGGGAAACGGGGGGCAATTTTGGAACGGCCAGGGCAGAATTGCTGCCTCGTCAGCGCTACAAATACCCGGTGGGGCTGCGACTGAATTACTACGCCACCGACTTGCTGCAGTTCCGCGGCTTCTACCGTTTCTACAACGATAATTTCGGCATTACGGCGCATACGCTGGAGCTGGAAGCGCCCGTAAAAGTGACGCCGTTTTTTGTGCTTTACCCGTTCTACCGCTACCACACTCAGACGGCCGCCAACTACTTCGCCCCTTATTTGGATCACTCCATCAGCGACCAATACTTCACTTCCGATTACGACCTGGCCGCTTTTTCCGCTAACAAAATAGGGCTGGGAGTACGCTATTCGCCCGTGTACGGTATCGGTCGGTTCAAAACGCCCTTCAAAGGACGCGTAGCCAAATTTAAAGCCCTGGAAGTGCGCTATGCTTACTACCGCCAGAGCGTGGGACTGACGGCTAACCTGATCAGCGCCGACTTATCGTTTACGATGCCGTAA
- a CDS encoding ABC transporter permease, with the protein MHLLENIREAFRSIKSNLLRTVLTALIVSIGIMSLVGILTAIDAIKSSLTNTFASLGANSFEMTAKGYTNRFRRGGVQGRTYPAINYLQARQYKERLGDVAQVGISAFITGATEVKAGGLKTNPNMQVVAGDENYLRIQSYNLEDGRSFSPTELEVGANVAIVGTEIKEKLFPDQSAIDQYVFFLGQRFQIIGQLEASGSGMGGGGGADRLVLIPLITGNQLPRQRALTFDIKTATTDPDNLNFIMGQATGIMRAVRGDRLGQEDSFELERSDSAVATLDSLSGNLRMGGFIVGFITLLGASIALMNIMMVSVTERTREIGIRKALGATALQIRQQFLIEAIVICVMGGALGIVLGVAGGNAISLFIPGGGAFLVPWLWMMIGLVICVSVGLASGYYPASKAAGLDPIESLRYE; encoded by the coding sequence ATGCACTTGCTAGAAAACATCCGCGAGGCTTTCCGTTCCATCAAGAGTAATCTGCTGCGCACCGTGCTCACGGCCCTTATTGTGAGCATCGGTATCATGTCGCTGGTGGGAATTCTCACGGCCATCGACGCCATCAAGTCGTCGTTGACCAACACGTTTGCCAGTCTGGGGGCCAATTCCTTTGAGATGACGGCTAAGGGGTATACCAACCGCTTCCGGCGCGGCGGTGTGCAGGGGCGTACCTATCCGGCCATCAATTACTTACAGGCCCGGCAGTACAAAGAGCGCCTCGGTGACGTTGCGCAGGTAGGCATTTCTGCCTTCATTACCGGCGCTACAGAAGTAAAAGCCGGCGGCCTCAAAACCAACCCCAATATGCAGGTAGTAGCCGGCGACGAGAACTACCTGCGCATTCAGAGCTATAACCTGGAGGATGGCCGCTCGTTTTCGCCTACTGAATTGGAGGTGGGCGCCAATGTGGCCATTGTAGGCACTGAAATCAAGGAAAAGCTTTTTCCTGATCAATCCGCCATCGATCAATACGTGTTCTTTCTGGGCCAGCGCTTCCAGATAATTGGGCAGCTAGAAGCCAGCGGCAGTGGCATGGGCGGGGGCGGAGGGGCCGACCGGCTTGTGCTTATTCCCTTGATTACTGGTAACCAATTGCCCCGGCAGCGGGCGCTTACCTTCGATATTAAAACGGCCACCACCGACCCCGATAACCTGAATTTTATCATGGGGCAGGCCACCGGCATCATGCGCGCCGTGCGCGGCGACCGACTCGGGCAGGAAGACTCGTTTGAGTTGGAGCGCAGCGACTCTGCCGTGGCTACGCTGGATAGTTTGTCGGGTAATCTGCGGATGGGGGGCTTTATTGTGGGCTTTATTACGCTGCTCGGCGCCAGCATCGCCCTCATGAATATCATGATGGTCTCGGTGACGGAGCGCACCCGCGAAATCGGGATCCGCAAGGCGCTGGGCGCCACGGCCCTCCAGATTCGCCAGCAGTTTCTCATTGAGGCCATCGTGATTTGCGTGATGGGCGGCGCCCTCGGAATCGTGCTTGGCGTGGCTGGCGGTAACGCTATTTCGCTCTTTATTCCCGGTGGCGGTGCGTTTTTGGTGCCCTGGCTATGGATGATGATTGGCTTGGTAATCTGCGTGAGCGTGGGGCTGGCCTCGGGTTACTATCCGGCCAGCAAAGCCGCCGGCCTCGACCCGATCGAGTCGTTGCGGTACGAGTAG
- a CDS encoding FAD:protein FMN transferase, producing MRTFLNWPKGFLARAALVLLLLTLMGGQISSVAAAPKPRNFTGSAQLMGSHFTITAVSADDSLAWRAIRAGLQEIRRIDRLCSYWDSTSQITQVNRAAGLHPVVVDQEVFDLIQRTLKLSTLSGGAFDITFAGGEKIYKFDRQEHALPAPEVVKASVARIDYRKVLLDPAKHSVMLQDKGMRMNLAGILQGYGVRRAQALLKQLGIAGGLINGSGDVSCWGRQADGSLWRIAIGDPAHPQSVSSWLTVSDVAVVTAGNYEQYFTVQGQQYGHIINPHTGYPATGLRSVTIICPDVELADGLDEVVFVKGPEEGLAFINRLKGVDCTLITNDGRTLTSRGMQVNYYKDAGQPASAATSSPKP from the coding sequence GTGCGCACATTTCTAAATTGGCCTAAGGGCTTCCTGGCGCGAGCGGCTCTGGTCCTGTTGCTGCTAACGCTAATGGGGGGGCAAATTTCCTCCGTTGCGGCCGCGCCTAAGCCCCGCAACTTTACCGGCAGCGCCCAGCTTATGGGCTCACACTTCACTATCACGGCCGTGTCGGCGGATGATTCGCTGGCGTGGCGGGCCATCCGGGCAGGGCTCCAGGAAATTCGGCGCATCGATCGGTTATGTTCCTATTGGGATTCTACTTCGCAGATTACGCAGGTGAACCGGGCCGCTGGTTTGCACCCGGTGGTGGTCGATCAGGAGGTTTTCGATCTGATTCAACGCACACTGAAGCTTTCGACCCTGAGTGGTGGCGCCTTCGATATTACGTTTGCCGGCGGGGAGAAAATCTACAAATTTGACCGTCAGGAACACGCCCTGCCCGCGCCAGAGGTTGTAAAAGCGTCGGTGGCCCGCATCGATTACCGCAAAGTGCTGCTCGACCCCGCGAAGCACTCCGTGATGCTGCAAGACAAAGGCATGCGCATGAATCTGGCGGGCATTCTGCAAGGTTATGGCGTGCGCCGCGCGCAGGCGCTGCTGAAACAACTGGGTATTGCTGGCGGCCTGATCAACGGCTCGGGCGATGTATCGTGCTGGGGGCGGCAGGCCGACGGCTCCCTGTGGCGCATTGCCATCGGCGACCCCGCCCACCCGCAGTCGGTATCCTCGTGGCTGACCGTATCGGATGTGGCGGTGGTGACGGCCGGCAACTACGAGCAGTACTTTACGGTGCAAGGTCAGCAATACGGCCACATCATTAATCCGCACACCGGCTATCCGGCCACGGGGCTGCGTTCCGTGACCATCATTTGCCCCGATGTAGAGCTGGCCGACGGCCTCGATGAGGTGGTATTTGTGAAGGGCCCGGAGGAAGGCTTAGCCTTTATTAATCGCCTCAAAGGCGTGGATTGCACGCTTATTACCAACGATGGCCGCACGCTGACTTCCAGGGGCATGCAAGTCAATTATTACAAAGATGCCGGCCAACCAGCGTCGGCGGCTACTTCCTCTCCCAAGCCATGA
- a CDS encoding sugar-binding domain-containing protein encodes MDLDHSNYGFSASKEEDRLTEDLTNPLPRAVLRFNSYSLLDGEWRFAIDEADAGLRDGWYLGHDYKHTAQWPGSIEEHMLESKEHPHSVGWHDKIVAWYEREFTLPELDESLEQSRTMLQLTFGACGYETRVWLNGRLLRTIEGEDVHYGEYTSFSYELRQENLHLVNRLTVRIADTMDAETPRGKQESHVYKRGGIWYQTYTGAVRSVWLEVVERNRLRSRLGVVSIVEDQLVRFNLTTRVHDPGCYTLRLKVFERDAADDSSPLATSDFPLRLEAGQKSQRVVLELPGAALWSNSSPHLYRLVAQLIDPDEYTAQIETYFGLRKIEARGRYVYLNNQPIYLDGILYQPGTATYEEMRKHMYAMKELGCNLVRVHIAGVDPRIYNLADELGLLLWVEVPSPHSSTREAARTIRPNCCAWWRLLRRTLP; translated from the coding sequence ATGGATCTTGATCATTCCAACTACGGCTTTTCGGCCAGCAAAGAAGAAGACCGCCTGACCGAAGACCTTACCAATCCCCTGCCCCGAGCGGTCCTCCGATTCAACTCCTATTCTCTACTCGACGGTGAATGGCGCTTTGCTATCGACGAGGCCGACGCGGGCCTGCGCGACGGCTGGTACCTGGGCCACGACTACAAGCACACCGCCCAATGGCCCGGCTCCATTGAAGAGCACATGCTAGAGTCTAAAGAGCATCCTCACTCCGTTGGCTGGCACGATAAGATCGTGGCGTGGTATGAGCGTGAATTCACGTTACCGGAGCTGGATGAGTCGTTGGAGCAGTCACGCACCATGCTCCAGTTGACGTTTGGGGCCTGCGGCTACGAAACGCGGGTGTGGCTGAATGGCCGTTTGCTTCGCACGATAGAGGGCGAAGATGTGCATTATGGCGAGTACACGTCGTTTTCTTACGAGCTACGCCAGGAAAATCTGCACCTCGTCAACCGCCTTACCGTGCGCATCGCCGACACGATGGATGCCGAAACTCCGCGTGGCAAGCAGGAATCGCACGTGTATAAGCGTGGTGGTATCTGGTACCAAACGTATACCGGCGCGGTGCGCAGCGTATGGCTGGAAGTAGTAGAGCGCAACCGCCTTCGTTCCCGCTTGGGGGTGGTGAGCATCGTGGAAGACCAGCTAGTCCGCTTTAATCTTACTACCCGCGTCCACGACCCCGGTTGTTATACCCTGCGTCTCAAGGTGTTTGAGCGCGACGCAGCGGATGATAGCAGCCCCCTCGCCACCTCCGATTTTCCCTTGCGCTTGGAGGCCGGCCAGAAATCGCAACGGGTAGTGCTGGAGCTGCCGGGCGCGGCTCTGTGGTCAAACAGCTCGCCTCACCTGTATCGCCTCGTAGCCCAGCTTATTGATCCTGATGAGTACACTGCTCAAATCGAAACGTATTTCGGGCTGCGCAAAATAGAGGCCCGGGGCCGTTATGTGTACTTGAATAACCAGCCTATCTACCTTGATGGTATTCTGTACCAGCCGGGCACAGCTACCTACGAGGAAATGCGCAAGCATATGTACGCCATGAAGGAACTGGGCTGCAACCTGGTGCGCGTGCACATCGCCGGCGTCGATCCGCGCATTTATAACCTGGCCGATGAGCTAGGCCTGCTGCTTTGGGTGGAAGTGCCCAGCCCCCACAGCTCTACCCGCGAAGCCGCCAGAACCATCAGGCCGAATTGCTGCGCATGGTGGCGCTTATTGAGACGCACCCTTCCGTAG
- a CDS encoding asparagine synthetase B — translation MLLKRFSFLLLLAALWLGAPLAAWANQILIPMDEAQKEHLKAYGATYWLLSKQVEVDWLLNYRGGAFSCASAPGIENELTVRGVSFQVISSAQYGNILQEIADPNANMDIMKLEKVPKIAVYTPKDKQPWDDAVTMVLAYAEIPYTQIYDDEVLRGDLPKYDWLHLHHEDFTGQYGKFYASYRNRPWYQQQQRDSEAAAKRNGFAKVSQMKGAVTVKMQEFIAGGGFLFAMCSATDSYDIALAGLGLDMVESMYDGDPADPQAQSKLNFNRTLAFKDFQLVRDPYQYEYSSIDMQPYERGVYEDNDYFQLFTFSAKYDPVPTMLTQNHEKTVKGFMGQTTAFRKSLVKSDVIVMGENKQSNEVRYMHGTLGKGTWTFYGGHDPEDYQHLVEEEPTDLALHPNSPGYRLILNNILFPAAKKKKQKT, via the coding sequence ATGCTACTAAAACGCTTTTCGTTTCTGCTGTTGCTGGCGGCCCTGTGGCTGGGAGCACCTCTGGCCGCCTGGGCCAACCAGATTCTGATTCCGATGGATGAGGCGCAGAAAGAGCACCTGAAGGCCTACGGCGCTACCTACTGGCTGCTCAGCAAACAGGTGGAGGTCGATTGGCTGCTCAATTACCGCGGGGGGGCTTTTTCCTGTGCCTCAGCCCCGGGCATCGAAAACGAGCTGACTGTGCGCGGGGTAAGTTTTCAGGTGATTTCCTCGGCCCAGTACGGCAATATTTTGCAGGAAATAGCTGATCCTAATGCCAATATGGACATTATGAAGCTGGAGAAAGTACCCAAAATTGCAGTGTACACGCCCAAGGATAAACAGCCTTGGGACGACGCCGTGACGATGGTACTAGCCTACGCCGAAATTCCATACACCCAGATTTACGACGACGAAGTGCTGCGCGGCGACCTGCCCAAGTACGATTGGCTGCATCTGCACCACGAAGACTTCACGGGCCAATACGGTAAGTTTTACGCCTCCTACCGCAACCGGCCCTGGTATCAGCAGCAGCAGCGCGACTCGGAAGCGGCAGCTAAGCGCAACGGCTTTGCCAAAGTGAGCCAGATGAAAGGCGCTGTGACGGTCAAAATGCAGGAATTTATTGCTGGCGGGGGCTTTTTGTTCGCCATGTGCTCCGCTACCGACTCCTACGATATTGCCTTGGCCGGCCTCGGCCTTGATATGGTAGAAAGTATGTACGATGGCGACCCCGCCGACCCGCAGGCTCAAAGCAAGCTCAACTTCAATCGTACGCTGGCTTTCAAGGACTTCCAACTCGTGCGCGACCCGTATCAGTACGAGTACTCCAGCATTGATATGCAGCCCTACGAGCGCGGCGTGTACGAAGACAACGACTATTTTCAGCTCTTCACTTTCTCCGCCAAATATGACCCAGTGCCCACCATGCTCACCCAAAACCACGAGAAGACCGTGAAGGGTTTTATGGGCCAAACCACCGCTTTCCGCAAAAGCCTGGTGAAGTCCGACGTCATCGTGATGGGCGAAAACAAGCAGTCCAATGAGGTGCGCTACATGCACGGCACGCTGGGCAAAGGCACCTGGACGTTCTACGGCGGCCATGACCCCGAAGACTACCAGCACTTGGTGGAAGAAGAGCCCACTGACCTAGCTCTGCATCCCAACTCGCCCGGTTACCGCCTGATTCTCAACAACATTCTGTTTCCAGCTGCGAAGAAGAAGAAGCAAAAAACCTAA